Proteins co-encoded in one Salvia splendens isolate huo1 chromosome 4, SspV2, whole genome shotgun sequence genomic window:
- the LOC121799211 gene encoding root phototropism protein 3-like, producing the protein MDDFIKTLSEIKGNKISPDLIGSIITRYASIWLPELASDESSDRPAATSGNPAESVTLSWTKKRFIIESLVGILPPEKDSVPTDFLLRILRAANIVRVEPACLFELEKRVSRQLDQASLKELMIPSFSHTSSTLLDVELVLRLVGNFVNTEEASRGGAALGKVARLVDSYLAEAALDSCLALPEFGALAGALPRHARPIDDGLYRAIDTYLKAHPRLSKKERKTIWSLIDCNKLTQEACLHAAQNDRLPVRAVIQVLLWEQSRLANKHLDWSGTLSGPRSPAELPGRCLSKRETGVQQMEIKKLKEEVLRLQSQCMAMERQIEKLSEKKRGSFLSWKKLGISGFKGNRIAEMEQGTEINGIGPYLVKTKVRGRTPNRRKSMS; encoded by the exons ATGGATGATTTCATCAAAACTCTCTCCGAAATCAAGGGCAATAAAATAAGTCCCGACCTCATCGGCTCAATCATCACTCGCTACGCCTCGATATGGCTCCCCGAGCTGGCGTCAGACGAGTCTTCAGACAGGCCAGCCGCCACCTCGGGGAACCCGGCCGAGAGCGTGACCCTCTCATGGACCAAGAAAAGATTCATCATCGAATCTCTAGTGGGAATCCTTCCACCCGAGAAAGATTCCGTCCCCACCGACTTCCTGCTGAGGATTCTACGCGCCGCTAACATTGTCCGAGTCGAGCCCGCCTGCCTTTTCGAGCTGGAGAAGCGCGTCTCGCGGCAGCTCGACCAGGCCTCGCTGAAAGAGCTCATGATTCCGTCCTTCAGCCACACTAGCTCCACGTTGCTCGACGTCGAGCTCGTGCTCCGCCTCGTGGGGAATTTTGTGAACACCGAGGAGGCCTCTAGAGGCGGGGCGGCCCTGGGGAAGGTGGCGAGGCTCGTTGACTCTTACCTCGCGGAGGCCGCCCTCGACTCGTGTTTGGCGTTGCCGGAGTTCGGCGCGCTCGCGGGCGCTCTTCCGCGGCACGCCCGCCCCATAGATGATGGGCTCTATCGCGCTATTGATACTTACCTTAAG GCACATCCGAGGCTATCGAAGAAGGAAAGGAAGACAATCTGGAGCCTGATCGACTGCAACAAACTAACGCAGGAGGCGTGCCTACACGCTGCCCAGAACGACAGGCTGCCAGTTCGGGCTGTGATCCAGGTGCTGTTGTGGGAGCAGTCTCGGCTGGCGAACAAGCACCTGGATTGGAGCGGGACGCTGAGTGGGCCAAGAAGCCCGGCTGAGCTGCCGGGGAGGTGCCTGTCGAAGAGGGAGACGGGGGTGCAGCAGATGGAGATAAAGAAGCTAAAGGAGGAGGTGCTGAGGCTGCAGAGCCAGTGCATGGCTATGGAGAGGCAGATCGAGAAGCTGTCGGAGAAGAAGAGGGGGTCGTTTCTCAGCTGGAAGAAGCTCGGGATTTCGGGCTTTAAGGGTAACAGGATTGCAGAGATGGAGCAAGGGACTGAGATTAATGGGATCGGGCCCTACCTGGTTAAGACTAAGGTACGAGGTAGGACTCCCAACAGGAGGAAATCCATGTCGTGA